In a single window of the Drosophila subpulchrella strain 33 F10 #4 breed RU33 chromosome X, RU_Dsub_v1.1 Primary Assembly, whole genome shotgun sequence genome:
- the LOC119556687 gene encoding troponin T, skeletal muscle isoform X10 → MSDDEEYTSSEEEEVVEETREETGEGDPEFIKRQDQKRSDLDDQLKEYITEWRKQRSKEEDELKKLKEKQAKRKVTRAEEEQKMAQRKKEEEERRVREAEEKKQREIEEKRMRLEEAEKKRQAMLQAMKDKDKKGPNFTIAKKDAGVLGLSSAAMERNKTKEQLEEEKKISLSFRIKPLAIEGFGEAKLREKAQELWELIVKLETEKYDLEERQKRQDYDLKELKERQKQQLRHKALKKGLDPEALTGKYPPKIQVASKYERRVDTRSYDDKKKLFEGGYNTVYAETLEKTWQERQERFTQRTKSKLPKWFGERPGKKAGEPETPEGEEDAKADEDIVEDDEEVEEEVVEEDDEEAEEDEEEEEEEEEEEEEEEEEEEEEEEEEEEEEE, encoded by the exons ATGTCCGACGATGAAGAGTACAC CAGctccgaggaggaggaggttgtCGAGGAGACCCGCGAGGAGAC AGGCGAGGGCGACCCAGAGTTCATCAAGCGTCAGGACCAGAAGCGCTCCGACCTCGATGATCAGCTGAAAGAGTACATCACCGAGTGGCGCAAACAGAGATCCAAGGAGGAGGATGAGCTGAAGAAGCTGAAGGAGAAGCAGGCCAAGCGCAAGGTCACCCGCGCCGAGGAGGAGCAAAAGATGGCCCAGCGCaagaaggaggaggaggagcgcCGCGTCCGCGAGGCCGAGGAGAAGAAGCAGCGCGAGATCGAGGAGAAGCGCATGCGCCTCGAGGAGGCCGAGAAGAAGCGCCAGGCCATGCTGCAGGCCATGAAGGACAAGGACAAGAAGGGCCCCAACTTCACCATTGCCAAGAAGGATGCAGGCGTG ttggGACTCTCGTCCGCCGCCATGGAACGCAACAAgactaaggaacagttggaggaGGAGAAGAAGATCTCGCTGTCGTTCCGCATCAAGCCCTTGGCCATCGAAGGATTCGGCGAGGCCAAGCTGCGCGAGAAGGCCCAGGAGCTGTGGGAGCTCATTGTCAAATTGGAAACTGAGAAGTATGACTTGGAAGAAAGGCAGAAACGTCAGGACTACGAT TTGAAAGAGTTGAAGGAAAGACAGAAGCAACAGCTCAGGCACAAAGCCTTGAAGAAGGGTCTCGACCCGGAAGCTTTGACTGGCAAATACCCG CCCAAGATCCAAGTCGCCTCCAAGTATGAGCGACGTGTGGATACCCGCTCATATGACGACAAGAAGAAGCTCTTCGAGGGT GGCTATAATACGGTCTATGCGGAAACCTTAGAAAAGACCTGGCAAGAAAGACAGGAAAGATTTACTCAGCGCACAAAAT CCAAACTGCCAAAGTGGTTCGGCGAGCGACCAGGCAAGAAGGCCGGTGAGCCCGAGACACCCGAGGGCGAGGAGGACGCCAAGGCCGATGAGGACATCGTCGAGGATGATGAGGAGGTCGAGGAGGAGGTCGTCGAGGAGGACGATGAGGAGGCCgaggaggatgaggaggaagaggaggaggaagaggaggaggaagaagaagaggaggaggaagaggaggaggaggaggaagaggaagaggaggaggaggaataG
- the LOC119556687 gene encoding troponin T, skeletal muscle isoform X20, translated as MSDDEEYTSEEEEVVEETREETKPPQTPAEGEGDPEFIKRQDQKRSDLDDQLKEYITEWRKQRSKEEDELKKLKEKQAKRKVTRAEEEQKMAQRKKEEEERRVREAEEKKQREIEEKRMRLEEAEKKRQAMLQAMKDKDKKGPNFTIAKKDAGLGLSSAAMERNKTKEQLEEEKKISLSFRIKPLAIEGFGEAKLREKAQELWELIVKLETEKYDLEERQKRQDYDLKELKERQKQQLRHKALKKGLDPEALTGKYPPKIQVASKYERRVDTRSYDDKKKLFEGGWDAISKDSNEKIWNEKKEQYTGRQKSKLPKWFGERPGKKAGEPETPEGEEDAKADEDIVEDDEEVEEEVVEEDDEEAEEDEEEEEEEEEEEEEEEEEEEEEEEEEEEEEE; from the exons ATGTCCGACGATGAAGAGTACAC ctccgaggaggaggaggttgtCGAGGAGACCCGCGAGGAGAC AAAACCTCCTCAGACACCAGCCGA AGGCGAGGGCGACCCAGAGTTCATCAAGCGTCAGGACCAGAAGCGCTCCGACCTCGATGATCAGCTGAAAGAGTACATCACCGAGTGGCGCAAACAGAGATCCAAGGAGGAGGATGAGCTGAAGAAGCTGAAGGAGAAGCAGGCCAAGCGCAAGGTCACCCGCGCCGAGGAGGAGCAAAAGATGGCCCAGCGCaagaaggaggaggaggagcgcCGCGTCCGCGAGGCCGAGGAGAAGAAGCAGCGCGAGATCGAGGAGAAGCGCATGCGCCTCGAGGAGGCCGAGAAGAAGCGCCAGGCCATGCTGCAGGCCATGAAGGACAAGGACAAGAAGGGCCCCAACTTCACCATTGCCAAGAAGGATGCAGGC ttggGACTCTCGTCCGCCGCCATGGAACGCAACAAgactaaggaacagttggaggaGGAGAAGAAGATCTCGCTGTCGTTCCGCATCAAGCCCTTGGCCATCGAAGGATTCGGCGAGGCCAAGCTGCGCGAGAAGGCCCAGGAGCTGTGGGAGCTCATTGTCAAATTGGAAACTGAGAAGTATGACTTGGAAGAAAGGCAGAAACGTCAGGACTACGAT TTGAAAGAGTTGAAGGAAAGACAGAAGCAACAGCTCAGGCACAAAGCCTTGAAGAAGGGTCTCGACCCGGAAGCTTTGACTGGCAAATACCCG CCCAAGATCCAAGTCGCCTCCAAGTATGAGCGACGTGTGGATACCCGCTCATATGACGACAAGAAGAAGCTCTTCGAGGGT GGCTGGGATGCCATCTCCAAGGACTCGAACGAGAAGATCTGGAACGAGAAGAAGGAGCAATACACCGGCCGTCAAAAAT CCAAACTGCCAAAGTGGTTCGGCGAGCGACCAGGCAAGAAGGCCGGTGAGCCCGAGACACCCGAGGGCGAGGAGGACGCCAAGGCCGATGAGGACATCGTCGAGGATGATGAGGAGGTCGAGGAGGAGGTCGTCGAGGAGGACGATGAGGAGGCCgaggaggatgaggaggaagaggaggaggaagaggaggaggaagaagaagaggaggaggaagaggaggaggaggaggaagaggaagaggaggaggaggaataG
- the LOC119556687 gene encoding troponin T, skeletal muscle isoform X15, with protein MKSTPPRRRRLSRRPARRRKGEGDPEFIKRQDQKRSDLDDQLKEYITEWRKQRSKEEDELKKLKEKQAKRKVTRAEEEQKMAQRKKEEEERRVREAEEKKQREIEEKRMRLEEAEKKRQAMLQAMKDKDKKGPNFTIAKKDAGVLGLSSAAMERNKTKEQLEEEKKISLSFRIKPLAIEGFGEAKLREKAQELWELIVKLETEKYDLEERQKRQDYDLKELKERQKQQLRHKALKKGLDPEALTGKYPPKIQVASKYERRVDTRSYDDKKKLFEGGWDAISKDSNEKIWNEKKEQYTGRQKSKLPKWFGERPGKKAGEPETPEGEEDAKADEDIVEDDEEVEEEVVEEDDEEAEEDEEEEEEEEEEEEEEEEEEEEEEEEEEEEEE; from the exons ATGAAGAGTACAC ctccgaggaggaggaggttgtCGAGGAGACCCGCGAGGAGACGTAA AGGCGAGGGCGACCCAGAGTTCATCAAGCGTCAGGACCAGAAGCGCTCCGACCTCGATGATCAGCTGAAAGAGTACATCACCGAGTGGCGCAAACAGAGATCCAAGGAGGAGGATGAGCTGAAGAAGCTGAAGGAGAAGCAGGCCAAGCGCAAGGTCACCCGCGCCGAGGAGGAGCAAAAGATGGCCCAGCGCaagaaggaggaggaggagcgcCGCGTCCGCGAGGCCGAGGAGAAGAAGCAGCGCGAGATCGAGGAGAAGCGCATGCGCCTCGAGGAGGCCGAGAAGAAGCGCCAGGCCATGCTGCAGGCCATGAAGGACAAGGACAAGAAGGGCCCCAACTTCACCATTGCCAAGAAGGATGCAGGCGTG ttggGACTCTCGTCCGCCGCCATGGAACGCAACAAgactaaggaacagttggaggaGGAGAAGAAGATCTCGCTGTCGTTCCGCATCAAGCCCTTGGCCATCGAAGGATTCGGCGAGGCCAAGCTGCGCGAGAAGGCCCAGGAGCTGTGGGAGCTCATTGTCAAATTGGAAACTGAGAAGTATGACTTGGAAGAAAGGCAGAAACGTCAGGACTACGAT TTGAAAGAGTTGAAGGAAAGACAGAAGCAACAGCTCAGGCACAAAGCCTTGAAGAAGGGTCTCGACCCGGAAGCTTTGACTGGCAAATACCCG CCCAAGATCCAAGTCGCCTCCAAGTATGAGCGACGTGTGGATACCCGCTCATATGACGACAAGAAGAAGCTCTTCGAGGGT GGCTGGGATGCCATCTCCAAGGACTCGAACGAGAAGATCTGGAACGAGAAGAAGGAGCAATACACCGGCCGTCAAAAAT CCAAACTGCCAAAGTGGTTCGGCGAGCGACCAGGCAAGAAGGCCGGTGAGCCCGAGACACCCGAGGGCGAGGAGGACGCCAAGGCCGATGAGGACATCGTCGAGGATGATGAGGAGGTCGAGGAGGAGGTCGTCGAGGAGGACGATGAGGAGGCCgaggaggatgaggaggaagaggaggaggaagaggaggaggaagaagaagaggaggaggaagaggaggaggaggaggaagaggaagaggaggaggaggaataG
- the LOC119556687 gene encoding troponin T, skeletal muscle isoform X7 gives MKSTPPRRRRLSRRPARRRKKPPQTPAEGEGDPEFIKRQDQKRSDLDDQLKEYITEWRKQRSKEEDELKKLKEKQAKRKVTRAEEEQKMAQRKKEEEERRVREAEEKKQREIEEKRMRLEEAEKKRQAMLQAMKDKDKKGPNFTIAKKDAGVLGLSSAAMERNKTKEQLEEEKKISLSFRIKPLAIEGFGEAKLREKAQELWELIVKLETEKYDLEERQKRQDYDLKELKERQKQQLRHKALKKGLDPEALTGKYPPKIQVASKYERRVDTRSYDDKKKLFEGGWDAISKDSNEKIWNEKKEQYTGRQKSKLPKWFGERPGKKAGEPETPEGEEDAKADEDIVEDDEEVEEEVVEEDDEEAEEDEEEEEEEEEEEEEEEEEEEEEEEEEEEEEE, from the exons ATGAAGAGTACAC ctccgaggaggaggaggttgtCGAGGAGACCCGCGAGGAGACGTAA AAAACCTCCTCAGACACCAGCCGA AGGCGAGGGCGACCCAGAGTTCATCAAGCGTCAGGACCAGAAGCGCTCCGACCTCGATGATCAGCTGAAAGAGTACATCACCGAGTGGCGCAAACAGAGATCCAAGGAGGAGGATGAGCTGAAGAAGCTGAAGGAGAAGCAGGCCAAGCGCAAGGTCACCCGCGCCGAGGAGGAGCAAAAGATGGCCCAGCGCaagaaggaggaggaggagcgcCGCGTCCGCGAGGCCGAGGAGAAGAAGCAGCGCGAGATCGAGGAGAAGCGCATGCGCCTCGAGGAGGCCGAGAAGAAGCGCCAGGCCATGCTGCAGGCCATGAAGGACAAGGACAAGAAGGGCCCCAACTTCACCATTGCCAAGAAGGATGCAGGCGTG ttggGACTCTCGTCCGCCGCCATGGAACGCAACAAgactaaggaacagttggaggaGGAGAAGAAGATCTCGCTGTCGTTCCGCATCAAGCCCTTGGCCATCGAAGGATTCGGCGAGGCCAAGCTGCGCGAGAAGGCCCAGGAGCTGTGGGAGCTCATTGTCAAATTGGAAACTGAGAAGTATGACTTGGAAGAAAGGCAGAAACGTCAGGACTACGAT TTGAAAGAGTTGAAGGAAAGACAGAAGCAACAGCTCAGGCACAAAGCCTTGAAGAAGGGTCTCGACCCGGAAGCTTTGACTGGCAAATACCCG CCCAAGATCCAAGTCGCCTCCAAGTATGAGCGACGTGTGGATACCCGCTCATATGACGACAAGAAGAAGCTCTTCGAGGGT GGCTGGGATGCCATCTCCAAGGACTCGAACGAGAAGATCTGGAACGAGAAGAAGGAGCAATACACCGGCCGTCAAAAAT CCAAACTGCCAAAGTGGTTCGGCGAGCGACCAGGCAAGAAGGCCGGTGAGCCCGAGACACCCGAGGGCGAGGAGGACGCCAAGGCCGATGAGGACATCGTCGAGGATGATGAGGAGGTCGAGGAGGAGGTCGTCGAGGAGGACGATGAGGAGGCCgaggaggatgaggaggaagaggaggaggaagaggaggaggaagaagaagaggaggaggaagaggaggaggaggaggaagaggaagaggaggaggaggaataG
- the LOC119556687 gene encoding troponin T, skeletal muscle isoform X11 codes for MSDDEEYTSEEEEVVEETREETGEGDPEFIKRQDQKRSDLDDQLKEYITEWRKQRSKEEDELKKLKEKQAKRKVTRAEEEQKMAQRKKEEEERRVREAEEKKQREIEEKRMRLEEAEKKRQAMLQAMKDKDKKGPNFTIAKKDAGVLGLSSAAMERNKTKEQLEEEKKISLSFRIKPLAIEGFGEAKLREKAQELWELIVKLETEKYDLEERQKRQDYDLKELKERQKQQLRHKALKKGLDPEALTGKYPPKIQVASKYERRVDTRSYDDKKKLFEGGWDAISKDSNEKIWNEKKEQYTGRQKSKLPKWFGERPGKKAGEPETPEGEEDAKADEDIVEDDEEVEEEVVEEDDEEAEEDEEEEEEEEEEEEEEEEEEEEEEEEEEEEEE; via the exons ATGTCCGACGATGAAGAGTACAC ctccgaggaggaggaggttgtCGAGGAGACCCGCGAGGAGAC AGGCGAGGGCGACCCAGAGTTCATCAAGCGTCAGGACCAGAAGCGCTCCGACCTCGATGATCAGCTGAAAGAGTACATCACCGAGTGGCGCAAACAGAGATCCAAGGAGGAGGATGAGCTGAAGAAGCTGAAGGAGAAGCAGGCCAAGCGCAAGGTCACCCGCGCCGAGGAGGAGCAAAAGATGGCCCAGCGCaagaaggaggaggaggagcgcCGCGTCCGCGAGGCCGAGGAGAAGAAGCAGCGCGAGATCGAGGAGAAGCGCATGCGCCTCGAGGAGGCCGAGAAGAAGCGCCAGGCCATGCTGCAGGCCATGAAGGACAAGGACAAGAAGGGCCCCAACTTCACCATTGCCAAGAAGGATGCAGGCGTG ttggGACTCTCGTCCGCCGCCATGGAACGCAACAAgactaaggaacagttggaggaGGAGAAGAAGATCTCGCTGTCGTTCCGCATCAAGCCCTTGGCCATCGAAGGATTCGGCGAGGCCAAGCTGCGCGAGAAGGCCCAGGAGCTGTGGGAGCTCATTGTCAAATTGGAAACTGAGAAGTATGACTTGGAAGAAAGGCAGAAACGTCAGGACTACGAT TTGAAAGAGTTGAAGGAAAGACAGAAGCAACAGCTCAGGCACAAAGCCTTGAAGAAGGGTCTCGACCCGGAAGCTTTGACTGGCAAATACCCG CCCAAGATCCAAGTCGCCTCCAAGTATGAGCGACGTGTGGATACCCGCTCATATGACGACAAGAAGAAGCTCTTCGAGGGT GGCTGGGATGCCATCTCCAAGGACTCGAACGAGAAGATCTGGAACGAGAAGAAGGAGCAATACACCGGCCGTCAAAAAT CCAAACTGCCAAAGTGGTTCGGCGAGCGACCAGGCAAGAAGGCCGGTGAGCCCGAGACACCCGAGGGCGAGGAGGACGCCAAGGCCGATGAGGACATCGTCGAGGATGATGAGGAGGTCGAGGAGGAGGTCGTCGAGGAGGACGATGAGGAGGCCgaggaggatgaggaggaagaggaggaggaagaggaggaggaagaagaagaggaggaggaagaggaggaggaggaggaagaggaagaggaggaggaggaataG
- the LOC119556687 gene encoding troponin T, skeletal muscle isoform X16, whose translation MSDDEEYTGEGDPEFIKRQDQKRSDLDDQLKEYITEWRKQRSKEEDELKKLKEKQAKRKVTRAEEEQKMAQRKKEEEERRVREAEEKKQREIEEKRMRLEEAEKKRQAMLQAMKDKDKKGPNFTIAKKDAGVLGLSSAAMERNKTKEQLEEEKKISLSFRIKPLAIEGFGEAKLREKAQELWELIVKLETEKYDLEERQKRQDYDLKELKERQKQQLRHKALKKGLDPEALTGKYPPKIQVASKYERRVDTRSYDDKKKLFEGGWDAISKDSNEKIWNEKKEQYTGRQKSKLPKWFGERPGKKAGEPETPEGEEDAKADEDIVEDDEEVEEEVVEEDDEEAEEDEEEEEEEEEEEEEEEEEEEEEEEEEEEEEE comes from the exons ATGTCCGACGATGAAGAGTACAC AGGCGAGGGCGACCCAGAGTTCATCAAGCGTCAGGACCAGAAGCGCTCCGACCTCGATGATCAGCTGAAAGAGTACATCACCGAGTGGCGCAAACAGAGATCCAAGGAGGAGGATGAGCTGAAGAAGCTGAAGGAGAAGCAGGCCAAGCGCAAGGTCACCCGCGCCGAGGAGGAGCAAAAGATGGCCCAGCGCaagaaggaggaggaggagcgcCGCGTCCGCGAGGCCGAGGAGAAGAAGCAGCGCGAGATCGAGGAGAAGCGCATGCGCCTCGAGGAGGCCGAGAAGAAGCGCCAGGCCATGCTGCAGGCCATGAAGGACAAGGACAAGAAGGGCCCCAACTTCACCATTGCCAAGAAGGATGCAGGCGTG ttggGACTCTCGTCCGCCGCCATGGAACGCAACAAgactaaggaacagttggaggaGGAGAAGAAGATCTCGCTGTCGTTCCGCATCAAGCCCTTGGCCATCGAAGGATTCGGCGAGGCCAAGCTGCGCGAGAAGGCCCAGGAGCTGTGGGAGCTCATTGTCAAATTGGAAACTGAGAAGTATGACTTGGAAGAAAGGCAGAAACGTCAGGACTACGAT TTGAAAGAGTTGAAGGAAAGACAGAAGCAACAGCTCAGGCACAAAGCCTTGAAGAAGGGTCTCGACCCGGAAGCTTTGACTGGCAAATACCCG CCCAAGATCCAAGTCGCCTCCAAGTATGAGCGACGTGTGGATACCCGCTCATATGACGACAAGAAGAAGCTCTTCGAGGGT GGCTGGGATGCCATCTCCAAGGACTCGAACGAGAAGATCTGGAACGAGAAGAAGGAGCAATACACCGGCCGTCAAAAAT CCAAACTGCCAAAGTGGTTCGGCGAGCGACCAGGCAAGAAGGCCGGTGAGCCCGAGACACCCGAGGGCGAGGAGGACGCCAAGGCCGATGAGGACATCGTCGAGGATGATGAGGAGGTCGAGGAGGAGGTCGTCGAGGAGGACGATGAGGAGGCCgaggaggatgaggaggaagaggaggaggaagaggaggaggaagaagaagaggaggaggaagaggaggaggaggaggaagaggaagaggaggaggaggaataG
- the LOC119556687 gene encoding troponin T, skeletal muscle isoform X9, whose protein sequence is MSDDEEYTSSEEEEVVEETREETGEGDPEFIKRQDQKRSDLDDQLKEYITEWRKQRSKEEDELKKLKEKQAKRKVTRAEEEQKMAQRKKEEEERRVREAEEKKQREIEEKRMRLEEAEKKRQAMLQAMKDKDKKGPNFTIAKKDAGVLGLSSAAMERNKTKEQLEEEKKISLSFRIKPLAIEGFGEAKLREKAQELWELIVKLETEKYDLEERQKRQDYDLKELKERQKQQLRHKALKKGLDPEALTGKYPPKIQVASKYERRVDTRSYDDKKKLFEGGWDAISKDSNEKIWNEKKEQYTGRQKSKLPKWFGERPGKKAGEPETPEGEEDAKADEDIVEDDEEVEEEVVEEDDEEAEEDEEEEEEEEEEEEEEEEEEEEEEEEEEEEEE, encoded by the exons ATGTCCGACGATGAAGAGTACAC CAGctccgaggaggaggaggttgtCGAGGAGACCCGCGAGGAGAC AGGCGAGGGCGACCCAGAGTTCATCAAGCGTCAGGACCAGAAGCGCTCCGACCTCGATGATCAGCTGAAAGAGTACATCACCGAGTGGCGCAAACAGAGATCCAAGGAGGAGGATGAGCTGAAGAAGCTGAAGGAGAAGCAGGCCAAGCGCAAGGTCACCCGCGCCGAGGAGGAGCAAAAGATGGCCCAGCGCaagaaggaggaggaggagcgcCGCGTCCGCGAGGCCGAGGAGAAGAAGCAGCGCGAGATCGAGGAGAAGCGCATGCGCCTCGAGGAGGCCGAGAAGAAGCGCCAGGCCATGCTGCAGGCCATGAAGGACAAGGACAAGAAGGGCCCCAACTTCACCATTGCCAAGAAGGATGCAGGCGTG ttggGACTCTCGTCCGCCGCCATGGAACGCAACAAgactaaggaacagttggaggaGGAGAAGAAGATCTCGCTGTCGTTCCGCATCAAGCCCTTGGCCATCGAAGGATTCGGCGAGGCCAAGCTGCGCGAGAAGGCCCAGGAGCTGTGGGAGCTCATTGTCAAATTGGAAACTGAGAAGTATGACTTGGAAGAAAGGCAGAAACGTCAGGACTACGAT TTGAAAGAGTTGAAGGAAAGACAGAAGCAACAGCTCAGGCACAAAGCCTTGAAGAAGGGTCTCGACCCGGAAGCTTTGACTGGCAAATACCCG CCCAAGATCCAAGTCGCCTCCAAGTATGAGCGACGTGTGGATACCCGCTCATATGACGACAAGAAGAAGCTCTTCGAGGGT GGCTGGGATGCCATCTCCAAGGACTCGAACGAGAAGATCTGGAACGAGAAGAAGGAGCAATACACCGGCCGTCAAAAAT CCAAACTGCCAAAGTGGTTCGGCGAGCGACCAGGCAAGAAGGCCGGTGAGCCCGAGACACCCGAGGGCGAGGAGGACGCCAAGGCCGATGAGGACATCGTCGAGGATGATGAGGAGGTCGAGGAGGAGGTCGTCGAGGAGGACGATGAGGAGGCCgaggaggatgaggaggaagaggaggaggaagaggaggaggaagaagaagaggaggaggaagaggaggaggaggaggaagaggaagaggaggaggaggaataG
- the LOC119556687 gene encoding troponin T, skeletal muscle isoform X1, with protein MSDDEEYTSSEEEEVVEETREETKPPQTPAEGEGDPEFIKRQDQKRSDLDDQLKEYITEWRKQRSKEEDELKKLKEKQAKRKVTRAEEEQKMAQRKKEEEERRVREAEEKKQREIEEKRMRLEEAEKKRQAMLQAMKDKDKKGPNFTIAKKDAGVLGLSSAAMERNKTKEQLEEEKKISLSFRIKPLAIEGFGEAKLREKAQELWELIVKLETEKYDLEERQKRQDYDLKELKERQKQQLRHKALKKGLDPEALTGKYPPKIQVASKYERRVDTRSYDDKKKLFEGGWDAISKDSNEKIWNEKKEQYTGRQKSKLPKWFGERPGKKAGEPETPEGEEDAKADEDIVEDDEEVEEEVVEEDDEEAEEDEEEEEEEEEEEEEEEEEEEEEEEEEEEEEE; from the exons ATGTCCGACGATGAAGAGTACAC CAGctccgaggaggaggaggttgtCGAGGAGACCCGCGAGGAGAC AAAACCTCCTCAGACACCAGCCGA AGGCGAGGGCGACCCAGAGTTCATCAAGCGTCAGGACCAGAAGCGCTCCGACCTCGATGATCAGCTGAAAGAGTACATCACCGAGTGGCGCAAACAGAGATCCAAGGAGGAGGATGAGCTGAAGAAGCTGAAGGAGAAGCAGGCCAAGCGCAAGGTCACCCGCGCCGAGGAGGAGCAAAAGATGGCCCAGCGCaagaaggaggaggaggagcgcCGCGTCCGCGAGGCCGAGGAGAAGAAGCAGCGCGAGATCGAGGAGAAGCGCATGCGCCTCGAGGAGGCCGAGAAGAAGCGCCAGGCCATGCTGCAGGCCATGAAGGACAAGGACAAGAAGGGCCCCAACTTCACCATTGCCAAGAAGGATGCAGGCGTG ttggGACTCTCGTCCGCCGCCATGGAACGCAACAAgactaaggaacagttggaggaGGAGAAGAAGATCTCGCTGTCGTTCCGCATCAAGCCCTTGGCCATCGAAGGATTCGGCGAGGCCAAGCTGCGCGAGAAGGCCCAGGAGCTGTGGGAGCTCATTGTCAAATTGGAAACTGAGAAGTATGACTTGGAAGAAAGGCAGAAACGTCAGGACTACGAT TTGAAAGAGTTGAAGGAAAGACAGAAGCAACAGCTCAGGCACAAAGCCTTGAAGAAGGGTCTCGACCCGGAAGCTTTGACTGGCAAATACCCG CCCAAGATCCAAGTCGCCTCCAAGTATGAGCGACGTGTGGATACCCGCTCATATGACGACAAGAAGAAGCTCTTCGAGGGT GGCTGGGATGCCATCTCCAAGGACTCGAACGAGAAGATCTGGAACGAGAAGAAGGAGCAATACACCGGCCGTCAAAAAT CCAAACTGCCAAAGTGGTTCGGCGAGCGACCAGGCAAGAAGGCCGGTGAGCCCGAGACACCCGAGGGCGAGGAGGACGCCAAGGCCGATGAGGACATCGTCGAGGATGATGAGGAGGTCGAGGAGGAGGTCGTCGAGGAGGACGATGAGGAGGCCgaggaggatgaggaggaagaggaggaggaagaggaggaggaagaagaagaggaggaggaagaggaggaggaggaggaagaggaagaggaggaggaggaataG
- the LOC119556687 gene encoding troponin T, skeletal muscle isoform X12, producing the protein MSDDEEYTSSEEEEVVEETREETGEGDPEFIKRQDQKRSDLDDQLKEYITEWRKQRSKEEDELKKLKEKQAKRKVTRAEEEQKMAQRKKEEEERRVREAEEKKQREIEEKRMRLEEAEKKRQAMLQAMKDKDKKGPNFTIAKKDAGLGLSSAAMERNKTKEQLEEEKKISLSFRIKPLAIEGFGEAKLREKAQELWELIVKLETEKYDLEERQKRQDYDLKELKERQKQQLRHKALKKGLDPEALTGKYPPKIQVASKYERRVDTRSYDDKKKLFEGGWDAISKDSNEKIWNEKKEQYTGRQKSKLPKWFGERPGKKAGEPETPEGEEDAKADEDIVEDDEEVEEEVVEEDDEEAEEDEEEEEEEEEEEEEEEEEEEEEEEEEEEEEE; encoded by the exons ATGTCCGACGATGAAGAGTACAC CAGctccgaggaggaggaggttgtCGAGGAGACCCGCGAGGAGAC AGGCGAGGGCGACCCAGAGTTCATCAAGCGTCAGGACCAGAAGCGCTCCGACCTCGATGATCAGCTGAAAGAGTACATCACCGAGTGGCGCAAACAGAGATCCAAGGAGGAGGATGAGCTGAAGAAGCTGAAGGAGAAGCAGGCCAAGCGCAAGGTCACCCGCGCCGAGGAGGAGCAAAAGATGGCCCAGCGCaagaaggaggaggaggagcgcCGCGTCCGCGAGGCCGAGGAGAAGAAGCAGCGCGAGATCGAGGAGAAGCGCATGCGCCTCGAGGAGGCCGAGAAGAAGCGCCAGGCCATGCTGCAGGCCATGAAGGACAAGGACAAGAAGGGCCCCAACTTCACCATTGCCAAGAAGGATGCAGGC ttggGACTCTCGTCCGCCGCCATGGAACGCAACAAgactaaggaacagttggaggaGGAGAAGAAGATCTCGCTGTCGTTCCGCATCAAGCCCTTGGCCATCGAAGGATTCGGCGAGGCCAAGCTGCGCGAGAAGGCCCAGGAGCTGTGGGAGCTCATTGTCAAATTGGAAACTGAGAAGTATGACTTGGAAGAAAGGCAGAAACGTCAGGACTACGAT TTGAAAGAGTTGAAGGAAAGACAGAAGCAACAGCTCAGGCACAAAGCCTTGAAGAAGGGTCTCGACCCGGAAGCTTTGACTGGCAAATACCCG CCCAAGATCCAAGTCGCCTCCAAGTATGAGCGACGTGTGGATACCCGCTCATATGACGACAAGAAGAAGCTCTTCGAGGGT GGCTGGGATGCCATCTCCAAGGACTCGAACGAGAAGATCTGGAACGAGAAGAAGGAGCAATACACCGGCCGTCAAAAAT CCAAACTGCCAAAGTGGTTCGGCGAGCGACCAGGCAAGAAGGCCGGTGAGCCCGAGACACCCGAGGGCGAGGAGGACGCCAAGGCCGATGAGGACATCGTCGAGGATGATGAGGAGGTCGAGGAGGAGGTCGTCGAGGAGGACGATGAGGAGGCCgaggaggatgaggaggaagaggaggaggaagaggaggaggaagaagaagaggaggaggaagaggaggaggaggaggaagaggaagaggaggaggaggaataG